Below is a window of Solanum stenotomum isolate F172 chromosome 7, ASM1918654v1, whole genome shotgun sequence DNA.
TTTGTCTCAATATGTGCTACAAGTACCTCAACAGACAACAACCCAttatatgtaaaaaattgtTGTGGGGTCTAACACTATGGTAATGACTAATGAATCCTATGATATTCATTGCGCTGTGCTTGTATGCACTAGTCTTCCAAACGCCAACGTTAAGATGAAAGTTGCCCTTCTTTAGTGGTTCTAGAGCAATTGGAACATGTTCCTGGTCAGCTCGTTAGTTGCATCTTGATGCTGGTAGGCTCCTTCCTCTTAAACATATAGTAAGATTATTGTGAGTCTAAGACCATATAAATAACTAACTAGTCCTATCACATTTCTAGTGTTGTACTTGGATGCACTAGTCTTTCACATGTCTGTGATGAGATGAAAGTTGTCCCTGTTCGATGGTTCTTGTGTCACCACAATGGCATCACATCAAAAGAGTGACAAGAACCTGCCACTCATCCCATTGTTGGTAGGCACATGGTGGCATCAAAAGCAAGTCTTTTTCTTGTGCTACTATCTGTGAAATCCGTTCTTTCTTTCTAGATATTACTCTTTCTTAATAGTAGTagataatttgattaaattatattcttatttttcagATAATCGAAAGGACACTATAGACTACATACCAGGAGTTAAAGCTATTGAACCAAGAGACTTGATGTCTTATCTCCAAGCAACTGATATTTGGACTGTGGTGCATAGGGTAATCTACAAGGCCTTTACAGATATTAAAAAGGCTGATATCATCATTTGTAACACAGTCCAAGAACTTGAATTTGATACCCTCTCAGCCCTAAACAAAAACCAGCCCACATATGCTATTGGTCCCATTTTCCCATCCGGGAATTTCACTAAGGCCCCATTCAGTATTAGTCTATGGTCCGAGTCTGATTGCTCTCAATGGCTCAACAACAAGCCCAATTCCTCAGTCTTGTATGTCTCATTTGGGAGCTATGCTCACACTAGTAAAGAAGACCTATTGGAGATAGCCCATGGGCTTCAACTTAGTGGGGTGAACTTCATTTGGGTCCTAAGGCCTGATATCGTAAGCTCGGATGAGACGGATTTCCTGCCTGTGGGGTTCGAGGAAAGTATAAAAGATCGAGGGTTGATCGTGCCATGGTGTAGACAGATTGAAGTGATATCACACCCTGCGACTGGTGGATTCCTGACTCACTGTGGATGGAACTCGACATTGGAAAGCATATGGTGTGGTATACCGTTGATTTGTTTTCCCTTGCTGACTGATCAATTCACTAACCGAAAACTAGTTGTAAATGATTGGAAGATCGGAATTAACCTGTGTGACAAAGAACTCGTTACACACGAGGAAGTAGCTGAAAAGGTTAGCCATTTTATGTGTGGGAATAGTACTCAAGAGTTGAGAAAAGCAGTGAAGGAAGTGAGGAAGACATTAGAGAATGCATTAGGACAAGATGGATCATCTGAGAAGaattttcatcaattcatgGAAAACATAAAGGTCAATGCAAGGAAACGGGCCGGGCTTTTGAATGGGCATGTTAGTCCATTACACCAAAATGGTGGGCTGGTCCATTGAACATTTGAAATCTAGTGTTAATTGTAAGCATATAGGCTAAAAGGCCTAAGTTGTAGAAATAGCACTACCTAGCCACTTTTCGACCTTGTTTTTAGAAAGTTAGTCATTGTTCTAGAGTTTCAAATTCGACAAGTGAAACTTCAGGATATTATCGTGACGTTTTCCTTGTACATTTTGGAACTCTAGGCTATTGGCTATTTTTTAGTTACAAAGATTGAAAAGTggctatttttgaattttagttgGCCTTTGTTAGGTGTAGGTATGGTTCTCTCTTTTGGCAATGTTGTGTTTTTAtctttgaatttaatttttgcTTAGATAAATCAAGTCCTTGAATGTAAAAATTGTTTGTTCAATAAATACTGTAGTTtagttaattttgaaattttgagatgATATGAAAAAAGGTCCTTCTACttctatattttgaaaatgttatgAGGTTATTCATAGGAGAAATGTATAATTATTAGTAGTTGCAAACAATTGCTCTATCTGTTTAATGggtttacaattttttttagggaaaatcgtatataatagcaaactattaattccaattaaatgttataaacatagtttgatttaattgtacctcatagcaaattgttgctatttcgcctctctcttggtgaatctcgctcttcactctcgttctctcccttgcctctctcgcttttatacaaacgcaaatatataaaatgtgtttgtgtttgtataaatcgagagaaaattgtatatatacatatattttcgtttttctctctcccctctcccagatctcgctcgccactctcccagatctccctcgcctctctcgcttattcaaacaaaaatgtataaattgtgtttctgtttgtataaagtgagagaaaattgtatatacacatgcaaatacatatatcttcgtcctatacacttataattatacaatacaaatattcccttgcccagttctcttttgcctttctctctttctcgctttatacaaacacagattatacaattaatcttttgtatatgtataccgaaacagaaacaaattatatacaactgctttcttttgtatatgtatagcgaaatatacatatttatatttgttatggcgcgcaattatacaaattatagctataacatacaaatatgatatttatgtttgctatatgtgaaaattgctatttttttataatagaccTCAACATATTTTAACTGCTCTTTTTTAGTATATGGTTAAAGGTTTGTTTCATCCTTAAAGTATCCCAAAATGACATGTCAATGAATTATTGGAAATAGAGCTACTGatacatttgtttttttttccttccaaattgctactctagtaaaaaatgaaaaacacaaacacaactctagttttcaaatattgttatttcactttaaaaataaaactttttaatttttcaaatttcacaatgaGACATAATAATCAAAGGccttcaaaatatatataattttaccCTTACCTTTATGAGGtaaataaattaagtattttttatcGACCCTCAATAATCCTCATCCTTGAGCTTGAGTTGTCACATATGTAAAAACTAAAGAAGGGTACAAGTGACAAATGAAAAAGCATATGggatatataattttcttttgatgTAGTCGAAATTGGCTAAGAGAGAATAAACCCTTTGGAAGAGGCTAAAACCCCAGAAAAACACACCGATTCTTCATCTGTGTCACTCTTGAGGttgaaaattggagaaaaaTGGCATTGGGTTTGTTAGTGGGGATAGGGAAGGCTTTCAGAAAGAAGAGTACAGCCTCTCTTGACATTCTCACAGCCAAAAAGGGTCCAAGAAATTACTACAAAGGAAAAAATTGTAAACCCACTGGTTTCCATACTCGTAAAGATATTCTTTTGACACCTTTTTTGAGTTTATACAATCTTTTCATTGTTTGAGGACTAGTACTTTGAGTTATTGAAATTAGGGGTGTGCACGAAAAGCGAGTTCCCGTGGAGTGAGTCTAGTGCTTCCCTTTAACCTAGAAGCACTCAGTGAGCCTTCAACAATGTTCTCTCAGTTCGGTTTAtcgattttcaatttttaaataagctaaaccaataagatattctTTATCAGTTTTCGGTTATTAACGATTTGGtgttcggtttaaccaataaaaaaatgctcataaaataaatatatgatttctCACTTTTCTAAAAATTTGGCACGATACAGTGAGACAGGCAAATTAGCTGTAAATGCTTTGATACAGTGAAACAAGAAATATAATGAGAAATTCCATCAATAAGAGTAGATATAGTATGAAGGCTACAATAACATGTTACAACCAAAACATAGTTTGGAATTTCTGTTGTGAAGTAGAAGTACTATGACGTGTGAAGTGTGTAGACCGTAGTGTAGAATATTGATATAGTGTCTAGTtatattaaatgattaatatttaatatttatgaaaagtATAGTAGTAACTTACTATcgtcttaatgggttatcgatTTACCTAATAACCCAATACTAAAAACCAATAccaaaccgataacccaattatttttcttataaaaccattaaaaaccCGTTAACCCAATACCCCAATAACAATGacccaataacatttttttttggtttgatttattgATCGGTTtgatttttgcacacccctaattgAAATTGGGGCTAAGAAATGTGACTCTTTTGATTGGTTTTGGAGCCCCTTTTGTCTTTTCGGTGTTTGAGGATTAGGAGCATTGCTAATTGGAAAGACAGAATTTTGGCACGCATTGTCAAGACACGGGTAAATGACGAAAATGTCCCTTTAGCTCCAGAACCATTTGTATTTCCCTCTAAAAAGGAAAACCACCtttgacattttaattattatttactctctctcttacttttctctttttatctCCTTCAACTTTACTCTCTCTTACTTTACtctttttatctctttcaacTTCACTATTCACTCTCATtcgtttttattttaatttgttgatcaagaatttattttgttgttggatttatataattttaacaaTATGGAATCGACTAGTCAGAATAGCCAATTAAACAATGTATTGAATAATGTTTTGGGGTTAGATGATGATGATAGTTTGTTGTCCCAAAATGATGAACATCATGAAGATTCTGATGATGCATACGATGGGCCAGAACATTATTTGCATAGTGATGATGAAGATGTTATTAACAAgctctttgaagaaatgaatcAACCGGAGCAAGAGGAATCAATAAGTGTTAGTGACGGAGAGGAATCAATAAGTGTTAGTGACGGAGAAGAATATGAAGCTGAAGAAGAATGTGATGAACAGACAAATTCAGCTAATGATGATAATTTTTCAGACCAACAATATATGGAAGGCCCTCTTGTAGATATGGTCTATTGTAGTGTAGAATCTCTTTTTGCTTTTTATAAAGAACATAGTCGTTTAAATGGATTTGAAGTTCTTAAAAAGACTTCAAAAAAGAGAGGTAGTGAATACGCTAGGTATGTCTCATTCGCTTGTGATAAGAGTAGAAAACCAACTGCTAAGAATTATAGTAAAAGGGTTGATTGCAAATGCAAAGTTAATTGTGTTGTGCTGCCTGATGGTTCTTGTCGCGTAACAACAGTTACGACGGAGCACAACCATGAGTTGCAACCATATTTGGCACGTTTTTTTGGTTGCCATAGGAAAATAAGTAAGGCATTAAAACGAAACCTTGAAGCCCATGACATCGCAAGAATTAGACCTGCCAAAAGCATTAGACTTTTGAAAGTACAAGCAGGTGGTCCAAATAGAATGGGATGCACACCTAAAGGCTGTCGAAACTACATTCTTCAACAACGCAGGATGAGGACATTGTCATGCGATGCTGCGGCAATACAAAAATTCTTCGCTTCAACACAGATGAAGGAcgatgaatttttttatgtaattgaCACAGATAATATTGGTAGACTTCGCAACGTAGTGTGGGTTCACACACATTACAAGTATGCGTATCGGGAGTTTAGTGATGTTGTTTGTTTTGATTCAACGTACTTGGTGAATCAATGGCGCATGTCGTTTGCATCTTTTGTTGGTGTTAATCAACACAAACAGTCTATTCTTTTGGGCTGCGCTTTGCTCATAAGTGAGGATATTAAGACTTACGTTTTCTCTACTTGGCTGGTAGCAATGGGCAATGAACCTCCAACGACTATCCTCACTGATCAATGTAAGAGTATCAAGGCAGCAATTGCAGAGGTACTTCCAGACACCATTCATAGGTATTGTATTTGGCACATTATGACAAAGCTGCCTGCAAACCTTAAGGGTGTGTGGGACTTTAAGATTGCTAAGTCCgaatttaaatcaataatttataACAGCATCACTATCAacgaatttgagaaaaaatgggCTGGCTTTATTCAAAAGTACGAGCTTCAGCATAGACTATGGTTTCATAATCTATACTTGGAGAAGGAAAAATGGATCCCTATCTTCCTGAAACACTATTTTTGGGCTGGCATGATGTCCACCCAAAGAAGTGAGTCAATGCATGCATTTTTTTATGGTTATATATCTGGTCAAAGCTCTCTAAAGCAGTTCGTTGAGCAGTATGAGTTAGCCTTGCGATTTAAATATGAGAAGGAACTTCAAGCAGAAGCTGACTCACGAAAAAAGCATGCAGCACCTTGTAGTGGTTTTGATTGGGATTTGCAGCTTCAAACCCATTATACTCGACCTATTTACGATGCCTTTGCAGCAGAGCATTTGAAGCGGTTGTACCACTGTGAAATTAAAAGACACCATGATTTCAATGTCGTGGAGGGAGTTGAGAAGTACAGTGTAACAGATTATTCCATATCTAATGATTTTCATGGAAATCGATTTGTTTACATTGTGGAATATTGGCCTTAGAATCAATATCTGGATTGCAATTGCAAGAATTTCCAAAGTGAAGGTGTTGTTTGTTGTAGACTATGTCTCATTGTAGAATTAAAATGTTCCATGACAGATATATTCTACGTCGGCGGAGAAGGAACGTAATTCGACCACACATAGGTAAATTCTTTCAAGGAGGCTATCCATCAATGACGGACGAGTACAAGAAGTACAATTCCTTGAAGAAATGGTTTGATAGGAATTGTGATGTTGTGTTGGACAACAACGCTAAATATGCggattttaaaaatgttttgaaaGGACGTTTCAATGCATATTGTAATTGGAATGACGAAATGGCAGTCCCTAACGTTGGTGATCCAGACTCAGAAGAAGATGTAATATTCATTAGGAACCCAAGGGAAGTTCGAACACGTGGAAGGCCTCCGACTAATAGATGTAGGAGAGGTGGTGGAAGGTGGAATAGAATATATTATCATGCAGATCAAGTGGGTGAGACTAGTCAAGGTCGGAGGGGTCGCGGGAGACGGGGTGTAGGTCGAAGGGCTGGTAGAGGTGGTCGAGGCGGTGGTATAAAGGCATAGATTATTCATNGCAGCAATTGCAGAGGTACTTCCAGACACCATTCATAAGTATTGTATTTGGCACATTATGACAAAGCTGCCTGCAAACCTTAAGGGTGTGTGGGACTTTAAGATTGCCAAGTCCgaatttaaatcaataatctatAACAGCATCACTATTAacgaatttgagaaaaaatgggCTGGCTTTATTCAAAAATACGAGCTTCAGCATAGACTATGGTTTCATAATCTATACTTAGAGAAGGAAAAATGGATCCCTATCTTCCTGAAACACTATTTTTGGGCTGGCATGATGTCCACCCAAAGAAGTAAGTCAATGCATGCATTTTTTTATGGTTATATATCCGGTCGAAGCTCTCTAAAGCAGTTCGTTGAGCAGTATGAGTTAGCCTTGCGATTTAAATATGAGAAGGAATTTCAAGCAGAAGCTGACTCACGAAAAAAACATGCAGCACCTTGTAGTGGTTTTGATTGGGATTTGCAGCTTCAAACCCATTATAC
It encodes the following:
- the LOC125870182 gene encoding UDP-glycosyltransferase 86A1-like; its protein translation is MANHHQKPHAIMIPYPYQGHITPFVYLAIKLASHGFTITFVNTHYIHSKISNSQSRENSQIKNKDDLFARARESGLDIRYATVNDGFPLGFDRSLNHDQFVEGLLHVFSAHFDELVGDLVKSDPPVTCLIADTFYVWPAMIADKYNLVYVSFWTEPALVFNLYYHMELLKKNGHFASQDNRKDTIDYIPGVKAIEPRDLMSYLQATDIWTVVHRVIYKAFTDIKKADIIICNTVQELEFDTLSALNKNQPTYAIGPIFPSGNFTKAPFSISLWSESDCSQWLNNKPNSSVLYVSFGSYAHTSKEDLLEIAHGLQLSGVNFIWVLRPDIVSSDETDFLPVGFEESIKDRGLIVPWCRQIEVISHPATGGFLTHCGWNSTLESIWCGIPLICFPLLTDQFTNRKLVVNDWKIGINLCDKELVTHEEVAEKVSHFMCGNSTQELRKAVKEVRKTLENALGQDGSSEKNFHQFMENIKVNARKRAGLLNGHVSPLHQNGGLVH
- the LOC125870023 gene encoding protein FAR-RED IMPAIRED RESPONSE 1-like codes for the protein MESTSQNSQLNNVLNNVLGLDDDDSLLSQNDEHHEDSDDAYDGPEHYLHSDDEDVINKLFEEMNQPEQEESISVSDGEESISVSDGEEYEAEEECDEQTNSANDDNFSDQQYMEGPLVDMVYCSVESLFAFYKEHSRLNGFEVLKKTSKKRGSEYARYVSFACDKSRKPTAKNYSKRVDCKCKVNCVVLPDGSCRVTTVTTEHNHELQPYLARFFGCHRKISKALKRNLEAHDIARIRPAKSIRLLKVQAGGPNRMGCTPKGCRNYILQQRRMRTLSCDAAAIQKFFASTQMKDDEFFYVIDTDNIGRLRNVVWVHTHYKYAYREFSDVVCFDSTYLVNQWRMSFASFVGVNQHKQSILLGCALLISEDIKTYVFSTWLVAMGNEPPTTILTDQCKSIKAAIAEVLPDTIHRYCIWHIMTKLPANLKGVWDFKIAKSEFKSIIYNSITINEFEKKWAGFIQKYELQHRLWFHNLYLEKEKWIPIFLKHYFWAGMMSTQRSESMHAFFYGYISGQSSLKQFVEQYELALRFKYEKELQAEADSRKKHAAPCSGFDWDLQLQTHYTRPIYDAFAAEHLKRLYHCEIKRHHDFNVVEGVEKYSVTDYSISNDFHGNRFVYIVEYWP